One window from the genome of Chionomys nivalis chromosome 14, mChiNiv1.1, whole genome shotgun sequence encodes:
- the Znf474 gene encoding zinc finger protein 474, translating to MEREKERIPSQSQRTFHSSKDPTFLIHQGALSSDSHLTLPPETQCRDLTENIKTNAQQRRPGTVILSKHPNRIMSGNQPSPPVIPSRRPGFRICYICGREFGSQSIAIHEPQCLEKWRIENSKLPKHLRRPEPFKPQPIGGSGSYSLQVANEEAFRSAQAQLLSCDCCGRTFLPDRLLVHQRSCKPKAENSRRLGTDGPDAPTGLKKASSGIPARPRTLICYICGREFGTLSLPIHEPKCLEKWKIENDRLPRELRRPLPEKPQPLPTGQPSQEGAKIPDSNLERKGGPNVPTNSKQQRNMAASSEDKVTGVI from the coding sequence atggaaagagaaaaggaaagaattccCAGCCAATCGCAACGAACTTTCCACAGCTCCAAAGACCCCACCTTCCTTATCCATCAGGGTGCTCTGTCTAGTGACTCTCACTTGACCCTTCCACCAGAAACACAGTGTAGAGATCTCACCGAAAACATAAAGACCAACGCGCAGCAAAGGAGACCCGGAACAGTGATACTATCAAAACACCCAAATAGAATTATGTCAGGGAACCAGCCTAGCCCTCCGGTGATCCCATCCCGCAGGCCGGGATTCCGGATATGCTACATCTGTGGCCGAGAATTTGGTTCCCAGTCGATTGCCATTCATGAGCCCCAGTGCTTGGAGAAGTGGCGCATTGAGAACAGCAAACTGCCCAAgcacctgaggaggccagaaccCTTCAAACCACAGCCCATCGGTGGCAGTGGCTCCTATAGCCTTCAGGTAGCCAACGAGGAGGCATTTCGGAGTGCGCAGGCTCAACTGCTCTCCTGTGACTGCTGTGGCCGCACATTCTTGCCAGATCGTCTCCTGGTTCACCAGAGAAGCTGCAAGCCAAAGGCTGAGAATTCCAGAAGGCTGGGCACGGATGGTCCCGATGCTCCTACTGGTCTCAAGAAAGCCTCCAGTGGCATTCCAGCCCGACCAAGGACGCTCATCTGTTACATTTGTGGTAGGGAATTTGGCACACTGTCCCTTCCTATCCATGAGCCCAAATGcttagaaaaatggaaaattgagAATGACCGGCTCCCTAGAGAGCTGCGTCGGCCACTGCCCGAGAAGCCCCAACCTCTTCCAACTGGACAGCCCAGCCAAGAAGGGGCAAAAATTCCTGATTCGAACTTAGAAAGGAAAGGCGGCCCAAATGTACCCACCAATTCCAAGCAACAAAGGAACATGGCGGCCTCGAGTGAGGACAAGGTAACCGGCGTCATATAA